The Coffea eugenioides isolate CCC68of chromosome 8, Ceug_1.0, whole genome shotgun sequence genome has a segment encoding these proteins:
- the LOC113779285 gene encoding uncharacterized protein LOC113779285 isoform X1, whose product MNSKYLLICLLVTIALHLVLGKALVEDCAWLTGRLCTWLHKKRSPGLHAVINVSSHGDMMPCCNGEIVGSMRYDNLPLLVSLKLMMELPLKLNRQPSFSSLRLQKLNLGQHSELWQLQCRICKAIIWQ is encoded by the exons ATGAACTCAAAATATCTGTTGATTTGCTTGCTTGTCACCATTGCACTGCACCTGGTTTTAGGTAAAGCCCTTGTTGAGGACTGTGCATGGCTGACGGGGAGACTGTGTACCTGGCTTCATAAGAAAAGATCCCCTGGTCTACATGCAGTTATTAACGTGTCG TCCCATGGAGATATGATGCCGTGTTGCAACGGTGAAATAGTTGGTTCCATGAGATATGataatcttcctcttcttgTCTCTCTGAAACTCATGATGGAGCTCCCTCTCAAGCTTAATAGACAGCCTTCTTTTTCATCTCTGCGCCTGCAAAAG CTTAATCTTGGACAACACTCAGAGCTCTGGCAACTGCAGTGTAGAATATGCAAGGCTATAATATGGCAATGA
- the LOC113779285 gene encoding uncharacterized protein LOC113779285 isoform X2, producing the protein MNSKYLLICLLVTIALHLVLGKALVEDCAWLTGRLCTWLHKKRSPGLHAVINVSSHGDMMPCCNGEIVGSMRYDNLPLLVSLKLMMELPLKLNRQPSFSSLRLQKIIVAA; encoded by the exons ATGAACTCAAAATATCTGTTGATTTGCTTGCTTGTCACCATTGCACTGCACCTGGTTTTAGGTAAAGCCCTTGTTGAGGACTGTGCATGGCTGACGGGGAGACTGTGTACCTGGCTTCATAAGAAAAGATCCCCTGGTCTACATGCAGTTATTAACGTGTCG TCCCATGGAGATATGATGCCGTGTTGCAACGGTGAAATAGTTGGTTCCATGAGATATGataatcttcctcttcttgTCTCTCTGAAACTCATGATGGAGCTCCCTCTCAAGCTTAATAGACAGCCTTCTTTTTCATCTCTGCGCCTGCAAAAG ATAATTGTTGCAGCTTAA